A region of Emys orbicularis isolate rEmyOrb1 chromosome 20, rEmyOrb1.hap1, whole genome shotgun sequence DNA encodes the following proteins:
- the SF3B4 gene encoding splicing factor 3B subunit 4: MAAGPISERNQDATVYVGGLDEKVSEPLLWELFLQAGPVVNTHMPKDRVTGQHQGYGFVEFLSEEDADYAIKIMNMIKLYGKPIRVNKASAHNKNLDVGANIFIGNLDPEIDEKLLYDTFSAFGVILQTPKIMRDPDTGNSKGYAFINFASFDASDAAIEAMNGQYLCNRPITVSYAFKKDSKGERHGSAAERLLAAQNPLSQADRPHQLFADAPPPPSVPTPVVTSLGPGVNPPGIPPPGSFPPPVPPPGAMPPGMPPAMPPPPMPPGAGAPGPPSGGTPSGGHPPHPHPFPPGGMHHPGMPPMQVHHGPPGMGQHHHPGPPGSGGQPPPRPPHGMPHPGPPPMGMPPRGPHFGSPMGHPGPMPHHGMRGPPPLMPPHGYSGPPRPPPYGYQRVPLPPRPAQRPPVPPRGPLRGPLP; this comes from the exons ATGGCGGCGGGGCCCATCTCCGAGAGGAACCAGG ATGCTACGGTTTACGTCGGTGGCCTGGACGAGAAGGTCAGTGAGCCGCTGTTATgggagctctttctgcaagcggGACCGGTGGTCAATACCCACATGCCCAAAGATCGAGTCACAGGTCAACATCAAG GTTATGGGTTTGTGGAATTCCTCAGCGAGGAAGATGCCGACTACGCCATTAAAATCATGAACATGATCAAGCTGTACGGGAAGCCGATCCGCGTGAACAAGGCCTCGGCCCACAACAAGAACCTGGACGTGGGCGCCAACATCTTCATCGGCAACCTGGACCCGGAGATCGACGAGAAGCTGCTGTACGACACCTTCAGCGCCTTTGGAGTCATCCTGCAGACCCCCAAGATCATGCGGGACCCCGACACGGGCAACTCCAAGGGCTATGCCTTCATCAACTTCGCCAGCTTTGATGCCTCCGACGCCGCCATTGAGGCCATGAATGGACAGTACCTGTGCAACCGGCCCATCACCGTCTCTTACGCCTTCAAGAAGGATTCCAAAGGCGAGCGGCACGGCTCTGCTGCAGAGCGGCTGCTGGCTGCCCAGAACCCCCTCTCTCAGGCAGACCGGCCTCATCAGCTGTTTGCAGatgcccctcctcctccatcgGTGCCGACCCCTGTCGTCACGTCCTTGGGGCCAGGCGTGAACCCGCCAG GCATCCCACCCCCAGGATCGTTTCCCCCGCCGGTGCCGCCACCTGGAGCAATGCCCCCAGGAATGCCTCCTGCCATGCCACCTCCACCCATGCCACCAGGTGCAGGTGCCCCGGGTCCTCCTTCAGGGGGCACTCCCAGTGGAGGGCACCCTCCTCACCCACATCCTTTCCCACCTGGCGGGATGCATCATCCAG GGATGCCCCCCATGCAGGTGCATCACGGACCACCCGGGATGGGACAGCATCATCATCCGGGGCCACCGGGGTCAGGAggccagcccccgccccgcccgcccCACGGCATGCCCCACCCCGGACCACCCCCAATGGGCATGCCGCCCAGAGGGCCCCATTTCGGATCACCCATGG GTCACCCGGGCCCCATGCCCCACCACGGCATGCGTGGGCCGCCTCCATTGATGCCTCCCCATGGTTACAGcggccccccccgcccgccacccTATGGCTACCAGCGGGTCCCTCTGCCACCTCGTCCTGCCCAGAGACCCCCCGTGCCACCTCGTGGGCCTTTGAGGGGACCCCTACCATAA